From Leopardus geoffroyi isolate Oge1 chromosome B4, O.geoffroyi_Oge1_pat1.0, whole genome shotgun sequence, a single genomic window includes:
- the LOC123592033 gene encoding gametocyte-specific factor 1-like isoform X2, translating into MEPEVLEICPYDPNHRMPASRLQYHLASCRKKNLKIAKKMANCKYNACHVVPVKRLKEHEANCVNRTAVDDEPFNLPKVISPSLEPNEKLSNTANQILDPDVWNIDNTYHSPLFVLKTFAPKMLVCESDSRDIKKETMDEKHPNNYKSWRKGQKN; encoded by the exons ATGGAGCCAGAAGTCCTAGAAATATGTCCTTATGACCCAAACCACAGGATGCCAGCCAGCAGGTTACAGTACCACCTGGCATCATGTAGAAAG aaaaatctgAAGATAGCTAAAAAGATGGCTAATTGCAAATATAATGCTTGCCATGTGGTCCCAGTCAAAAGGCTCAAGGAACATGAGGCTAACTGTGTCAATAGAACTGCTGTAGATGATG AGCCATTTAATCTTCCAAAGGTTATTTCTCCGAGTTTGGAGCCAAATGAAAAACTTTCTAATACTGCCAATCAGATTCTAGACCCTGATGTCTGGAACATAG ATAACACATATCATTCTCCTTTATTTGTTCTTAAGACATTTGCTCCAAAAATGCTGGTTTGTGAAAG TGACTcaagagacataaaaaaagagaCTATGGATGAAAAACATCCTAACAACTATAAGTCCTGGAGAAAAG GTCAGAAAAACTGA
- the LOC123592033 gene encoding gametocyte-specific factor 1-like isoform X1, producing the protein MEPEVLEICPYDPNHRMPASRLQYHLASCRKKNLKIAKKMANCKYNACHVVPVKRLKEHEANCVNRTAVDDEPFNLPKVISPSLEPNEKLSNTANQILDPDVWNIDKVQVVLISWFNTTEVSLCNPMQAFSGDGGLRPQALFICDCHLPRLASQTATKRQWRCGCLLSSLTQKKILPLTFHWQKLIIWPHLR; encoded by the exons ATGGAGCCAGAAGTCCTAGAAATATGTCCTTATGACCCAAACCACAGGATGCCAGCCAGCAGGTTACAGTACCACCTGGCATCATGTAGAAAG aaaaatctgAAGATAGCTAAAAAGATGGCTAATTGCAAATATAATGCTTGCCATGTGGTCCCAGTCAAAAGGCTCAAGGAACATGAGGCTAACTGTGTCAATAGAACTGCTGTAGATGATG AGCCATTTAATCTTCCAAAGGTTATTTCTCCGAGTTTGGAGCCAAATGAAAAACTTTCTAATACTGCCAATCAGATTCTAGACCCTGATGTCTGGAACATAG ATAAAGTTCAAGTTGTGTTGATATCCTGGTTTAACACAACAGAAGTTTCCTTGTGTAACCCAATGCAAGCATTCAGTGGGGATGGTGGATTGAGACCACAGGCTCTTTTCATCTGTGACTGTCACCTTCCACGCTTGGCTTCCCAAACTGCCACAAAAAGACAGTGGAGGTGCGGGTGCCTCTTAAGCAGCTTGACCCAGAAGAAAATACTTccactcacattccattggcAAAAACTAATCATATGGCCACACCTAAGGTAA
- the GTSF1 gene encoding gametocyte-specific factor 1: MEETYIDSLDPEKLLQCPYDKNHQIRACRFPYHLIKCRKNHPDVANKLATCPFNARHQVPRAEISHHISSCDDKSCIEQDVVNQTRNLGQETLAESTWQCPPCDEDWDKDLWEQTSTPFVWGTANYCGNNSPASNIVMEHKSNLASGMRVPKSLPYVLPWKNNGNAQ; this comes from the exons atggaagaaacttaCA TCGATTCCCTGGACCCTGAAAAGCTATTACAATGCCCCTATGATAAAAACCACCAGATCAGGGCCTGCAGGTTTCCTTATCATCTTATCAAGTGCAGAAAG AATCATCCTGATGTCGCAAACAAATTGGCTACTTGTCCCTTCAATGCTCGCCACCAGGTTCCTCGGGCCGAAATCAGCCACCATATCTCAAGCTGTGACGATAAAAGTTGTATTGAGCAGGATGTTG TCAACCAAACCAGGAACCTTGGACAAGAGACTCTGGCCGAGAGCACCTGGCAGTGCCCTCCTTGCGATGAAGACTGGGATAAAG ATCTGTGGGAACAGACTAGCACCCCATTTGTCTGGGGCACAGCCAACTACTGTGGCAACAACAG CCCTGCAAGCAACATAGTTATGGAACATAAGAGTAACCTGGCTTCAGGCATGCGTGTTCCCAAGTCTCTGCCGTATGTTCTGCCGTGGAAAAACA